The stretch of DNA TGTAGGATATTCAGATTTGAGCAATTTGACGATCGCAGGTGTTTCTTCCGGTTTTTTTATCGCCCGATAAATAACTGTATTGACACCTTCATGAATGATATTGCTGAGTTTATAACCTGGTATAGTAATGCTCATTTCTGTTATGGTCGCAGATAGTTGATATATTTTTATATTAGCAGAATTTAAAAATCTCAGTGACCTAAAAAATTGCTCTAGTATTTAGAATGACAGAAAAATAAAAAATATTATTGCCTTTTAAAAAAACTTAAGTATTGGACAAGAAAACCATCATTCTACTTAAAAATGACGAACTTGAGTAAAAACTTGTAAAAACAGGCGATCGCACAAAAAATAGCTTTAATTTGAACATATCGACGTTAATTTGAACTCTGCGGTCATAGAAAGCACAATTCTAACTTCAAGCTTGCTGAAGCAAGGGATTTTGCTGATTTGGCTGGCGAATGGGAATTTCGATCGCAAACTCCGTCCCCTGTCCTGGTACCGAAACACACTTCAGTTGTCCACCGTGTTTCTCCACCACAATTTGGTAGCTGATTGATAACCCAATACCAGTACCTTTACCGATTGGCTTTGTTGTAAAGAAGGGGTCAAAAATCTTTAAGCGGACTTCATCCGTCATCCCAGGGCCATTATCAGCAATTGTCACCCTAATAAAATCGCGATTTATGATTTCGGTCTGAATCCGAATTTGTCCTTGCTCTCTTATTGTTGGTCTTTTATCGTTTATTAACGACAAATGATTAATGGTAAATGACTCTTCAATGGCATCAATAGCATTAGCCACCAAATTCATAAACACCTGGTTCAGTTGACCCGCATAACACTCCACAAGAGGGAGCGGACAGTATTCTTTAATTACTTGAATAGCCGGACGGTCTGACCTAGCTTTCAGCCGATTGTGCAAAATCAGTAGCGTACTTTCTATGCCATCATGAACATCCACCTGCTTCATATCCGATTCATCTAAGCGGGAGAAATTCCGCAGCGACAGCACAATCTGGCGAATGCGCTCCGCTCCCACCTGCATCGAACAAAGCAATTTCGGCAAGTCTTCAGCCAAAAATTCCAAGTCGATCGCCTCCAGCTCCTCAATAATTTCAGACCCAGGATCGGGAAATTTCTGCTGGTAGAGATTCAAGAGCTTTAGCAAGCCTTGGGTATACTCATGCGCGTGGGTGAGATTACCGTAAATAAAGTTGACGGGATTGTTAATTTCGTGAGCTACACCAGCAACCAACTGCCCCAGAGAAGACAGTTTTTCACTCTGTACAAGTTGCGTCTGAGTTTGCTGTAATTCCCGCAAAGCTTGTTCGAGAAATTGGGCTTGGTTTCGCAATTTAGCTTCCGATTGCTGCAATGCCGCCTCTGCTTGCCGACGCTCTTCAATTTCTAGTTTCAACTGTCGATTGAATTTGCTCAGCAACTGATTGGATTGTGCAAGTTCAGCAGTACGTTTCTCCACTCGCCTTTCTAATTCCGATGTCAGGTTCAAAAGCGCTTGTTCTGCTTCTGTACGCTGTTGAATTTCCTGTTGCAAAACAACATTTTGCTCTTGCAGTTGCTTGGCCAAATTCCGTAAGTTCAAGTGAATGCTGACACGGGCTAATACCTCTTCATGCTGGAATGGCTTAGTAATGTAATCCACAGCGCCCAGATTCAAACCTTTAACTTTATCCTCAGTATCGGAAAGCGCCGTCATAAAAATTACGGGAATCTCTTTAGTTGACTCATTCGCTTTCAAGCGGCGGCAAGTTTCAAACCCATCTATTCCCGGCATAATCACATCCAACAAAATGAGATCGGGCGGGCAATATTCTAGCTGTTCGATCGCATCTTCGCCATCCTCCGCCACAAACACTTTGAATCCAGAAGCTGTCAACATATCGAACAGCACGCTTAAATTGGTTGGCGTGTCATCTACAATTAAAATAATCCCTTTCTCTAGTTTTTGAACGCTCATTTGTTGCTTCCTCTATATTTTTTGAGAAATTCCCGAATTTGTTTGACCTGAAAGCCTTTGGCTAATTGGCGCAGTTCCGTTGCAAAAGGTAAGTATTTACTGTCTAATTCCTCCAGTTTTACAGCTTTTTCCTGAATGCTTCTCAGGTCGCCCATCATAGCTAACTCGAATAGAGTAGCAATTTCTTCTTGAGGCGGAGCCACAAGAGAGTTTTGAGTTTTGAGTTTTGAGTTTTGAGTTGAAGAAGAGTCAGAACTTTGCTCTTTTGCTTCTGGCTTCTCGCCACTGGTTTCCTCGTATATCCATTCCAGCCCCAAATGATTCCGTAACTTTTCTAAAAGCTCCTCCGCACGCACTGGCTTGGGTATAAAAGCATCGCAACCTGCATCCATACTTTTCTGCTGCTCCAAATCAAAAGCACTAGCTGAAGTAGCAATCACAACTACACCTGCAAATTCAGGAGAGTTGCGAATTCGCCTAGTAGCCTCAAAGCCATCCATAATGGGCATCACCAAGTCTGTCAAAATCAAATCTGGTTTAAAGGAAGCGGCTTTATCAAGGCAGTCTTGACCGTCTGTTGCCTCCTCAATTTCAAATCCTAAAGGTTGAAGCAAACCGACTAAAATAGCTCGATTTTCCCACCTATCGTCCACCACCATAACTTTTCGTTTAGCGCCTTTGAAACCGACGATCGTTTGCAAATTAAACTTGAGCGCATCACTCAATTCTCTGACTTCAGGTAAATCCAAATCGAAGTAGAAAACGCTTCCTTTGCCCAAGGTACTCTTCACCTTAATTTCACCGCCCATCATCTGAACTAATTGGCGGCTAAT from Aerosakkonema funiforme FACHB-1375 encodes:
- a CDS encoding hybrid sensor histidine kinase/response regulator, whose amino-acid sequence is MSVQKLEKGIILIVDDTPTNLSVLFDMLTASGFKVFVAEDGEDAIEQLEYCPPDLILLDVIMPGIDGFETCRRLKANESTKEIPVIFMTALSDTEDKVKGLNLGAVDYITKPFQHEEVLARVSIHLNLRNLAKQLQEQNVVLQQEIQQRTEAEQALLNLTSELERRVEKRTAELAQSNQLLSKFNRQLKLEIEERRQAEAALQQSEAKLRNQAQFLEQALRELQQTQTQLVQSEKLSSLGQLVAGVAHEINNPVNFIYGNLTHAHEYTQGLLKLLNLYQQKFPDPGSEIIEELEAIDLEFLAEDLPKLLCSMQVGAERIRQIVLSLRNFSRLDESDMKQVDVHDGIESTLLILHNRLKARSDRPAIQVIKEYCPLPLVECYAGQLNQVFMNLVANAIDAIEESFTINHLSLINDKRPTIREQGQIRIQTEIINRDFIRVTIADNGPGMTDEVRLKIFDPFFTTKPIGKGTGIGLSISYQIVVEKHGGQLKCVSVPGQGTEFAIEIPIRQPNQQNPLLQQA